A section of the Alkalihalobacillus sp. LMS39 genome encodes:
- the yabP gene encoding sporulation protein YabP — translation MDHNYDFGTPMGHGRVTKEHDITLKGRKKLDITGVKQVESFDNEEFLLETEMGFLSIRGQNLHMKNLNVEQGLVSIEGRIYDLVYLDQSQGEKSKGLFGKLFK, via the coding sequence ATGGATCATAATTATGACTTTGGAACACCAATGGGACATGGACGTGTAACTAAAGAACACGATATTACACTAAAAGGAAGAAAAAAGCTAGATATTACAGGTGTTAAACAAGTAGAAAGCTTTGATAACGAAGAGTTCTTATTAGAAACAGAAATGGGTTTTCTATCAATACGCGGACAAAACCTCCATATGAAAAACTTAAATGTAGAGCAAGGATTAGTTTCCATAGAGGGACGGATTTATGATCTTGTGTATTTAGACCAGTCTCAAGGGGAGAAATCCAAAGGGCTCTTTGGTAAGTTATTCAAGTGA
- a CDS encoding septum formation initiator family protein, translating to MISEQKRNIRELDSSYNRKYEKNTEEVKRRKRGLIRRLSALFIIGAAIGSVTIMTIHTQAKSLNEIEEQKQALELELKQLEAEQAFLEQEIINYNDLDYIAEIARRDYFLSKEGEILFKLPKASSD from the coding sequence ATGATTTCGGAGCAGAAACGAAATATAAGAGAACTAGATTCTTCTTATAATCGCAAGTATGAAAAAAATACTGAAGAAGTAAAGCGAAGGAAACGAGGTCTAATCCGACGTCTTTCAGCTTTATTTATTATTGGTGCTGCTATCGGTTCAGTTACTATCATGACGATTCATACACAAGCGAAGTCACTGAATGAAATAGAAGAGCAAAAGCAAGCATTAGAACTAGAGTTAAAACAGTTAGAAGCGGAGCAAGCTTTTTTAGAACAAGAAATCATTAATTATAACGACCTGGACTATATCGCAGAAATTGCTCGCCGTGATTATTTCCTTTCAAAAGAAGGGGAGATTTTATTTAAATTGCCAAAAGCTTCATCTGATTGA
- the mfd gene encoding transcription-repair coupling factor: protein MLGLQHYFLDNDDIKAVSDSVTANLKEQMVAGLTGSARTLFMSALYKDTKKTQLVVTHNLFQAQKLYEDLTGLMGGEEVYLYPVNELISSEIAIASPEMKSQRIEVLNKLTGNFSGIIIVPMAGLRRLLPPKELWVKSQCHFTVGGDIDIESLLSTLITIGYHRVDMVSAPGECSIRGGIIDIYPLTEELPIRIELFDTEIDSIRYFNVDDQRSHGKVKEVTIGPASEVILLEEHFQTGARNLEEKLASSLKKIKNNKVKEKMTQHITYEIQQLKGNTTFQGMYKYMSLYYGPETSLVDYLDESSIMVIDEISRVQEMAESLDKEEAEWLTALLEQGEMVRDVHISKEFEQLVIRSANPIIYMSLFLRHVPSTNPQNIININCKSMQNFHGQLHLLKSEIDRWTKTKHSIVFLATNQERAKRLQHVLEDYKIEATIVESRNKPLPESVQIIVGDLNSGFELPLQKLVVLTEEEVFTKKAKRKQRKQKISNAERIKSYSELQVGDLIVHANHGVGKYLGIETLEINGTHKDYLHLRYAGNDKLYVPVEQIDQVQKYVGSEDKDPKIYALGGNDWKKVKKKVQSSVEDIADDLIKLYAEREASKGHAYAKDSMEQQEFESAFPYQETEDQLRAINEIKEDMERERPMDRLLCGDVGYGKTEVAIRAAFKAIMDGKQVAILVPTTILAQQHYETIRERFADHPIGIGVLSRFKTKKEQTETIKGLKNGTVDIVVGTHRLLSKDILYKDLGLLIVDEEQRFGVTHKEKIKQLKANIDVLTLTATPIPRTLHMSMLGVRDLSVIETPPENRFPVQTYVVEYNASLVREAIERELTRGGQVYFLYNRVESISQMAEQISSLVPDAKVSFAHGQMNERELESIMIDFLEGQSDVLVTTTIIETGVDIPNVNTLIIHDADKMGLSQLYQIRGRVGRSNRVAYAYFTYQKDKVLTEVAEKRLQAIKEFTELGSGFKIAMRDLTIRGAGNLLGAQQHGFIESVGFDLYSQMLKEAIEERKGEKPKEPPFTVEIDLMVDAYIPESYIQDAKQKIEMYKRFKAVERQTDIDDLQEELIDRFGDYPTEVEYLLAIAGIKLLAEKEKVEEISQAKDQCSLLLSETESENVDGAKLFEVVNGIGRTVSLGTAGKKIKMNIKTKGMSDKEMLQISKEILEKLPLVKKKKTIALM, encoded by the coding sequence ATGTTAGGTTTACAACATTACTTTTTAGATAATGATGATATAAAAGCGGTTTCCGATAGTGTAACGGCGAATTTAAAAGAGCAAATGGTAGCGGGATTAACAGGGTCAGCACGAACTCTGTTTATGTCTGCTTTGTATAAAGATACAAAGAAAACGCAACTTGTAGTCACACATAACTTATTTCAAGCTCAAAAACTCTACGAGGATTTAACGGGTTTAATGGGCGGGGAAGAAGTATATCTTTACCCTGTCAACGAACTCATCTCTTCAGAAATTGCAATAGCTAGTCCAGAAATGAAATCGCAACGGATAGAAGTATTAAACAAGCTGACGGGTAATTTTTCAGGCATTATTATTGTACCAATGGCTGGACTTAGAAGATTATTACCACCAAAGGAGTTGTGGGTAAAAAGTCAATGTCATTTTACCGTTGGTGGAGACATTGACATTGAGTCATTGCTCTCAACGTTAATTACGATTGGCTATCATAGAGTCGACATGGTATCAGCCCCAGGTGAATGTAGCATTCGTGGAGGAATTATAGACATTTATCCTTTAACAGAAGAACTACCCATTCGAATTGAATTATTTGATACTGAAATTGATTCAATTCGGTATTTTAACGTTGATGACCAACGCTCACATGGGAAAGTAAAAGAAGTCACGATTGGGCCAGCGAGTGAAGTGATTTTGTTAGAAGAACATTTTCAAACTGGGGCTAGAAACTTAGAAGAAAAACTAGCGTCTAGTTTAAAAAAGATAAAAAATAACAAAGTAAAAGAAAAAATGACCCAACATATCACTTATGAAATCCAGCAATTGAAAGGGAACACGACTTTTCAGGGGATGTATAAGTATATGTCTCTTTATTATGGACCGGAAACAAGTCTTGTTGATTACTTAGATGAATCAAGTATTATGGTTATTGATGAAATTAGCAGAGTTCAAGAGATGGCAGAAAGTCTCGATAAAGAAGAAGCAGAATGGTTAACCGCATTGCTTGAACAAGGAGAAATGGTTAGAGACGTACATATTTCGAAAGAATTTGAGCAATTAGTTATTCGCTCGGCAAATCCAATCATCTATATGTCTTTATTTCTTCGACATGTGCCATCGACAAACCCGCAAAATATTATTAATATCAATTGCAAATCGATGCAAAATTTCCATGGTCAGCTTCATTTATTAAAAAGTGAAATTGATAGGTGGACAAAAACAAAACATAGCATTGTGTTTCTAGCAACGAACCAAGAAAGGGCAAAAAGGCTTCAACATGTTTTGGAAGATTACAAGATTGAAGCAACGATTGTGGAGTCGAGAAATAAACCGTTACCTGAAAGCGTTCAAATTATCGTTGGTGATTTAAATAGTGGTTTTGAGCTACCACTCCAAAAGCTCGTCGTGTTAACAGAAGAAGAAGTATTTACAAAAAAAGCAAAACGAAAGCAGCGGAAACAAAAAATCTCAAATGCAGAGCGAATAAAAAGTTACTCTGAACTCCAAGTCGGCGATTTAATCGTTCATGCAAATCATGGTGTCGGAAAGTATTTAGGAATTGAGACTTTAGAAATTAATGGCACGCACAAAGATTATTTACATCTTCGTTATGCTGGCAATGACAAATTGTATGTGCCAGTTGAACAAATTGACCAAGTTCAGAAATATGTAGGCTCAGAAGATAAAGATCCTAAAATTTACGCGTTAGGTGGAAATGATTGGAAAAAGGTTAAAAAGAAAGTCCAATCTTCTGTGGAGGATATCGCAGATGATTTAATTAAGCTTTATGCTGAACGAGAAGCAAGTAAAGGTCATGCGTATGCGAAGGATAGTATGGAACAGCAAGAATTTGAATCCGCCTTTCCTTATCAAGAAACAGAGGACCAGCTTCGTGCAATAAATGAAATTAAAGAAGATATGGAACGCGAACGGCCGATGGACCGGCTGCTATGCGGTGATGTTGGCTATGGAAAAACAGAAGTTGCTATTCGAGCTGCATTTAAAGCAATAATGGATGGAAAACAAGTTGCTATTTTAGTTCCAACTACAATCCTTGCGCAACAGCATTATGAAACGATTCGAGAACGTTTTGCTGACCACCCAATTGGAATAGGGGTACTTAGTCGTTTTAAAACAAAAAAAGAGCAAACGGAAACAATTAAAGGCTTAAAAAACGGGACAGTGGATATTGTTGTTGGAACCCATCGCCTTTTATCTAAAGATATATTGTATAAAGATTTAGGGTTACTCATTGTAGACGAAGAACAACGGTTTGGTGTGACTCATAAAGAAAAAATCAAACAATTAAAAGCGAATATCGATGTATTAACCTTAACGGCTACTCCAATTCCGCGTACTTTGCATATGTCGATGTTAGGAGTCCGTGATTTGTCTGTCATTGAGACACCACCAGAAAACCGCTTCCCTGTGCAAACCTATGTTGTTGAATATAATGCATCATTAGTAAGAGAAGCAATTGAACGTGAGTTAACAAGAGGTGGGCAAGTTTATTTTCTGTATAACCGTGTCGAGTCTATTTCACAAATGGCAGAACAAATTTCAAGTTTAGTTCCAGACGCCAAAGTGTCATTCGCACATGGACAAATGAATGAACGAGAACTTGAATCGATTATGATCGATTTTCTTGAAGGGCAAAGTGATGTGCTTGTCACAACGACGATTATTGAGACTGGTGTAGATATCCCTAATGTGAATACACTCATTATTCATGATGCAGATAAAATGGGATTATCTCAGCTGTACCAAATTCGAGGTCGGGTCGGGCGCTCAAATCGAGTGGCCTATGCGTATTTTACGTATCAAAAAGATAAAGTGCTGACAGAAGTGGCAGAAAAACGCCTTCAAGCAATTAAAGAATTTACTGAACTTGGCTCAGGTTTTAAAATTGCAATGCGTGATTTAACGATTCGAGGAGCAGGTAATTTATTAGGGGCACAACAACATGGTTTTATTGAGTCTGTTGGGTTCGACTTATATTCTCAAATGCTGAAAGAAGCGATTGAAGAAAGAAAAGGAGAAAAGCCAAAAGAACCTCCGTTTACTGTTGAAATTGATTTAATGGTGGATGCATATATTCCAGAAAGTTACATCCAAGATGCAAAACAAAAGATCGAAATGTATAAACGCTTTAAAGCGGTGGAGCGACAAACAGACATTGATGACTTGCAGGAAGAATTAATTGACCGTTTCGGTGATTATCCAACTGAGGTAGAGTATTTATTAGCAATTGCCGGAATAAAGCTGTTAGCCGAAAAAGAAAAAGTCGAGGAAATATCACAAGCGAAAGATCAATGTAGTTTGTTGCTCTCTGAGACTGAATCAGAAAATGTAGATGGAGCTAAGCTATTTGAAGTAGTAAATGGAATCGGACGGACGGTGTCGTTAGGAACAGCAGGCAAAAAGATTAAAATGAATATTAAAACTAAAGGAATGTCAGATAAAGAAATGCTTCAAATCAGTAAAGAAATTCTTGAAAAATTACCGCTTGTAAAAAAGAAAAAAACAATTGCTTTGATGTAA
- a CDS encoding polysaccharide biosynthesis protein: MEKGRYGSFWQGAVLLSVAALIAKVLSAVYRVPYQNIAGDIGFYVYQQIYPIYGIAFMLSMYGFPVIISKLISEQNHSFGSFQQKERIINVALYTLSAFFLVFSLCLFSGAAMIATVMGDNGLIIPIQVAAGAFLFVPILSVLRGYFQGNGQMLPTAISHVSEQLVRVVLILVFAFYFMASGSGEYAAGTGAVAGSVLGCLMSVIVLFFYFIKQEKKSWSFKVELNQATWTLAKRIIKDGLFLSFSALILVFFQFIDSLTVLRVLQQSEVPIEIAKQAKGVYDRGQPLLQFGTIIATSMALSIVPALSQLAMERTKAKMYAELSLRLTFIIGLAATVGLFIIIEPTNQMLFTDTADSNVLGVLGVTILFSSLSLVTAAILQGYGHMKQVALHMTLGLVVKVILNLLLIVSFGTMGAAISTVTGFLVIAFLNVLTLLRQKEMTLPMKQHGLAIISAVLVMAIFTWGWKEIVHFVIPLDDSRGLAALIAITSACVGAVVLSFCLLRWHAFTKDEISKIPKLEKVYKVVQGKKEEVT; encoded by the coding sequence GTGGAAAAGGGCCGTTATGGTTCATTTTGGCAAGGCGCTGTTTTGCTGTCTGTAGCTGCTTTGATAGCAAAAGTCTTGAGTGCGGTCTACCGAGTACCATATCAAAACATCGCAGGAGATATTGGGTTTTACGTATATCAGCAAATCTACCCTATATATGGTATAGCATTTATGCTTTCAATGTATGGTTTTCCCGTTATTATCTCAAAGCTAATATCTGAGCAAAATCATTCCTTCGGTTCCTTTCAACAAAAGGAACGAATTATAAATGTTGCCCTTTATACTTTAAGTGCTTTCTTTCTTGTATTCAGTCTTTGTCTTTTTAGTGGGGCAGCGATGATTGCTACGGTTATGGGAGATAATGGTTTAATCATTCCAATCCAAGTAGCGGCAGGTGCTTTTTTATTTGTTCCTATTCTCTCTGTTTTACGAGGATATTTTCAAGGGAATGGTCAAATGCTTCCTACTGCCATTTCTCATGTTAGTGAACAGCTTGTTCGTGTCGTACTCATTTTAGTTTTTGCTTTTTATTTTATGGCATCGGGTTCAGGTGAATATGCTGCAGGAACAGGTGCGGTAGCAGGGTCTGTGTTAGGGTGTTTAATGAGTGTTATCGTCCTTTTTTTCTATTTTATCAAGCAGGAAAAAAAAAGCTGGTCTTTTAAAGTTGAGTTAAACCAAGCAACATGGACGCTTGCTAAACGAATAATAAAAGATGGTTTATTTTTAAGCTTTAGTGCTCTTATTCTTGTTTTTTTTCAATTTATTGATTCTTTAACCGTGTTGCGTGTGTTACAGCAAAGCGAAGTTCCGATAGAAATAGCGAAGCAAGCTAAAGGGGTATATGATAGAGGGCAACCACTGCTTCAGTTTGGAACGATTATTGCAACATCAATGGCATTGTCAATCGTACCGGCTCTCTCCCAATTAGCTATGGAACGAACAAAGGCAAAAATGTATGCGGAACTTTCATTACGACTAACGTTTATTATTGGATTGGCAGCGACAGTAGGGCTTTTTATTATTATAGAGCCGACAAATCAAATGTTGTTTACAGATACAGCCGATTCGAATGTCCTTGGAGTGTTAGGTGTGACCATTTTATTTAGTTCACTTTCGTTAGTGACAGCCGCGATATTGCAAGGCTACGGTCATATGAAACAAGTAGCCCTTCATATGACATTAGGGTTGGTTGTTAAAGTCATATTAAATTTACTTCTAATTGTTTCTTTTGGGACAATGGGTGCAGCAATAAGTACAGTGACAGGGTTTCTTGTAATCGCCTTTTTAAATGTTTTAACCCTCCTAAGGCAAAAAGAAATGACGCTACCAATGAAACAACATGGACTAGCGATAATAAGTGCTGTTCTTGTTATGGCTATTTTCACCTGGGGATGGAAGGAAATAGTACATTTCGTCATTCCATTGGATGACAGTCGCGGACTTGCGGCGCTCATTGCGATTACAAGTGCTTGTGTTGGGGCGGTCGTTTTAAGCTTTTGTTTATTGCGATGGCACGCTTTTACAAAAGATGAAATATCGAAAATTCCCAAATTAGAAAAAGTTTATAAGGTGGTTCAAGGCAAAAAGGAGGAAGTAACGTGA
- a CDS encoding RNA-binding S4 domain-containing protein, whose protein sequence is MRLDKFLKVSRLIKRRTLAKEVADKGRITVNGQVAKAGTDLKVGDQLVVRFGHKLVTVTVDQLKETSKKEEAQMMYTIVKEETISSEE, encoded by the coding sequence ATGAGACTAGATAAATTTTTAAAAGTATCACGTTTAATAAAAAGAAGAACATTAGCAAAAGAAGTAGCAGATAAAGGAAGAATTACTGTAAATGGACAAGTAGCGAAAGCAGGAACGGACTTAAAAGTAGGTGACCAGCTAGTCGTCCGTTTTGGTCATAAGCTTGTTACAGTAACGGTCGACCAATTAAAAGAAACGTCGAAAAAAGAAGAAGCACAAATGATGTATACGATTGTAAAAGAGGAAACGATCTCTTCGGAAGAGTAA
- the spoVT gene encoding stage V sporulation protein T: MKATGIVRRIDDLGRVVIPKEIRRTLRIREGDPLEIFVDRDGEVILKKYSPISELGDFAKEYAEALYDSLNHTVLIADRDTYIAVSGGSKKEYSNKSIGELVESTMDDRKSRVETSGGEFNIVGDHKEDCKGLVISPIIANGDPIGAVVMLNKEDSFTGEVEQKLAETAAGFLARQMEQ, encoded by the coding sequence ATGAAAGCAACTGGAATAGTTCGTCGCATTGATGACTTAGGTCGTGTTGTAATACCAAAGGAGATTCGACGCACGTTACGAATCCGTGAAGGAGATCCATTGGAGATTTTCGTAGACCGAGATGGTGAAGTGATTTTAAAGAAATACTCACCGATTTCTGAACTCGGAGATTTTGCGAAAGAGTATGCTGAGGCACTTTATGATAGTTTGAATCACACGGTTCTCATTGCAGACCGCGATACATACATTGCTGTATCAGGTGGTTCAAAAAAGGAGTACTCAAACAAGAGTATTGGTGAATTAGTTGAATCTACAATGGATGATCGTAAATCACGTGTAGAAACAAGCGGTGGGGAATTTAACATCGTAGGCGACCATAAAGAAGACTGTAAAGGTCTAGTCATCTCTCCAATTATTGCAAATGGAGACCCAATTGGGGCAGTTGTTATGTTAAACAAGGAAGATAGCTTTACTGGTGAAGTAGAGCAGAAGCTTGCTGAAACAGCAGCAGGATTCCTTGCTAGACAAATGGAACAATAA
- a CDS encoding S1 domain-containing RNA-binding protein: protein MSIEVGSKLQGKVTGITHFGAFVELPGGTTGLVHISEVADNYVKDINEHLKVGDEVLVKVVNVEKDGKIGLSIRKAQERPKETTTDRPPRPPRAGGKFNNSGSRGPQRNQQRPSLSFEDKMSRFLKDSEERLSVLKRNTESKRGGRGARRG from the coding sequence ATGTCAATCGAAGTAGGCAGCAAGTTGCAAGGTAAGGTAACAGGTATTACCCATTTTGGGGCATTTGTGGAGCTGCCAGGTGGTACAACTGGTCTTGTCCATATTAGTGAAGTCGCTGATAACTATGTTAAGGACATTAACGAGCATCTGAAAGTAGGAGATGAAGTTCTTGTTAAAGTTGTTAATGTTGAAAAAGATGGGAAGATAGGTTTGTCCATCCGAAAAGCTCAAGAACGCCCAAAAGAAACAACAACAGATCGTCCACCTCGTCCACCACGTGCCGGTGGGAAATTCAACAATAGTGGATCTCGCGGACCACAAAGAAATCAACAACGCCCATCATTGTCATTTGAAGATAAAATGAGTCGTTTCCTAAAAGACAGTGAAGAGCGCCTATCTGTTTTAAAAAGGAATACGGAATCTAAACGTGGTGGTCGTGGCGCACGTCGTGGTTAG
- the yabQ gene encoding spore cortex biosynthesis protein YabQ — MTLTVQLNTMLSMVAMGIWIGMAIDTYSRFMKQKKSFSWVTALNDFLFWTIQGLLVFYVLLQINHGEVRFYIFIALLCGYAAYRGLLEKHYRSLLEKIIHMTIRIYRFFRSLLLGLIVNPLKWLLKVLFTLCMMVITSLLTIMLFLARVLLKPLQWIGRFMYKFFRIHHVVAKVRQSAFYKKVVSIIELIRKGKNKED; from the coding sequence GTGACACTTACAGTACAATTGAATACAATGCTATCAATGGTAGCAATGGGGATATGGATAGGTATGGCAATTGATACGTACAGCCGTTTTATGAAGCAGAAAAAATCCTTTAGCTGGGTAACAGCCCTGAATGATTTCTTGTTTTGGACAATTCAGGGACTGCTTGTCTTCTATGTCCTCTTACAAATCAATCATGGAGAAGTCCGTTTTTATATTTTCATAGCGTTATTATGTGGATATGCAGCATACAGAGGGTTATTGGAAAAGCATTATCGCTCTTTGCTTGAAAAAATCATTCATATGACGATTAGAATTTATCGTTTTTTTCGGTCTCTGCTCTTAGGACTAATTGTAAATCCGCTAAAATGGTTATTGAAAGTCTTGTTCACCTTATGTATGATGGTAATAACGTCCCTATTGACAATAATGCTGTTTTTAGCAAGAGTATTGTTGAAACCATTGCAGTGGATTGGTCGCTTTATGTATAAGTTCTTCCGAATCCATCATGTCGTAGCAAAAGTAAGACAATCGGCTTTTTATAAAAAAGTAGTTTCTATCATTGAGCTCATTAGGAAAGGAAAGAACAAGGAGGATTAG
- the mazG gene encoding nucleoside triphosphate pyrophosphohydrolase, translating to MKQLTIVGLGAGDLDQITVGIYRQLQEAEHVYVRTKHHPVLQELEKEGISFHSFDDIYEAHDSFETVYETISEKIIKLVENENITYAVPGHPLIAEQTVQLLIKKGKSLPFNINILGGQSFLDAMFASLQIDPIEGCQIVDGTALKKEMLQVRHHMIISQVYDAFIASEVKLTLMELLPDDYPVKVVTGAGMMTETIVTVPLFELDRVVELSNLTAVYVPPVQDEKLLYQDFSKLRDVIRTLRGPNGCPWDKEQTHESLKRYLIEEAYEVLEAIDEQDDDHLVEELGDVLLQVMLHAQIGEDDGWFSVDDVIRTLTEKMIRRHPHVFDTVNVENTQQVVKNWDEIKKAEKEASGKQEVTSILKDVPKGLPALMKANTIQKQAAKVGFDWNDVAPIWMKLQEELAEFFTEIKSNDKNKMTKELGDVLFVIVNLARYYNIEAEEALQLTNEKFKKRFQLIEQELLQQGLDIKTVPLETLDDIWEKTKLKYK from the coding sequence GTGAAGCAGTTAACAATAGTTGGTTTAGGTGCCGGTGATTTAGACCAAATAACGGTAGGCATTTATCGACAGTTACAAGAAGCAGAGCATGTGTATGTGCGTACGAAACATCACCCGGTTTTACAGGAGCTTGAAAAAGAAGGGATAAGCTTTCATTCCTTTGATGATATATATGAGGCTCATGATTCATTTGAAACGGTTTATGAAACGATTTCTGAAAAGATTATCAAGTTAGTAGAGAACGAAAATATTACCTATGCCGTACCAGGACACCCTCTCATTGCAGAACAGACGGTACAGTTATTAATAAAAAAGGGAAAAAGCCTTCCTTTCAACATTAACATTTTAGGTGGACAAAGTTTTCTAGATGCGATGTTTGCTTCTTTACAAATTGATCCAATTGAAGGGTGTCAAATTGTTGATGGGACGGCTTTGAAAAAAGAGATGCTTCAAGTTCGTCATCATATGATAATCTCACAAGTGTATGATGCTTTCATTGCTTCAGAAGTGAAACTAACATTAATGGAGTTATTACCGGATGATTACCCTGTTAAAGTTGTGACAGGAGCGGGTATGATGACAGAAACGATTGTTACGGTTCCCCTTTTTGAATTAGACCGAGTAGTTGAATTATCGAATTTGACGGCCGTCTATGTTCCGCCTGTGCAAGATGAAAAATTATTATATCAAGACTTTTCAAAGCTTCGTGATGTAATTCGTACGTTAAGGGGACCAAATGGCTGTCCATGGGATAAAGAACAGACACATGAATCACTTAAACGTTATTTAATTGAAGAAGCATATGAAGTACTAGAAGCTATCGATGAACAAGATGATGACCATCTTGTGGAAGAATTAGGAGATGTCCTTCTTCAAGTTATGTTGCATGCTCAAATTGGAGAAGATGACGGCTGGTTTTCAGTGGATGATGTCATTCGCACGTTAACAGAAAAAATGATTCGTCGACATCCCCATGTGTTTGACACGGTGAATGTCGAAAATACCCAACAGGTTGTAAAAAACTGGGATGAAATAAAAAAAGCAGAAAAAGAAGCAAGTGGAAAACAAGAAGTGACTTCCATATTAAAAGATGTACCTAAAGGGTTACCGGCTTTGATGAAAGCGAATACGATTCAAAAGCAAGCAGCAAAAGTTGGGTTTGATTGGAACGATGTTGCTCCAATTTGGATGAAACTACAAGAAGAGTTAGCCGAGTTCTTTACAGAAATAAAGTCGAATGACAAAAATAAAATGACAAAAGAGTTAGGTGACGTTCTTTTTGTTATCGTCAATTTAGCCCGTTACTATAACATCGAGGCCGAAGAGGCGCTTCAATTAACAAATGAGAAATTTAAAAAACGGTTTCAACTCATTGAACAAGAGTTGTTACAACAAGGTTTAGACATTAAAACTGTACCATTAGAAACATTGGATGATATATGGGAAAAAACGAAACTAAAGTATAAATAA